One window of Theropithecus gelada isolate Dixy chromosome 4, Tgel_1.0, whole genome shotgun sequence genomic DNA carries:
- the LOC112623279 gene encoding nucleophosmin-like isoform X3: MEDLMDMNMSPLRPQNYLFAVEEDAESEDEEEEDVKLLTVSGKWSAPGGGSKVPQKKVKLAADEDDDEDDDDDDEDDDDDSEDEEAKEKGPVKKGQEFFKKQEKTPKTPKGPSSVEDIKAKMQASIEKGGSLRRVGAKFINYVKNCFWMIDQEAIQDLWQWRKFL; encoded by the exons ATGGAAGATTTGATGGACATGAACATGAGCCCCCTGAGGCCCCAGAACTATCTATTCG CTGTGGAGGAAGATGCAGAgtcagaagatgaagaggaggaggatgtgaAACTCTTAACTGTATCTGGAAAGTGGTCTGCCCCTGGAGGTGGTAGCAAGGttccacagaaaaaagtaaaacttgctgctgatgaagatgatgatgaggatgatgacgatgatgatgaagatgatgatgatgattctgAAGATGAGGAAGCTAAAGAAAAAGGGCCAGTGAA AAAAGGACAAGAATTcttcaaaaaacaggaaaaaactcctaaaacaccaaaaggaccTAGTTCTGTAGAAGAcattaaagcaaaaatgcaaGCAAGTATAGAAAAAGGTGGTTCTCTTCGCAGAGTGGGAGCCAAGTTCatcaattatgtgaagaattgCTTCTGGATGATTGATCAAGAGGCTATTCAAGATCTCTGGCAGTGGAGGaagtttctttaa
- the LOC112623279 gene encoding nucleophosmin-like isoform X2 encodes MEDLMDMNMSPLRPQNYLFGCELKADKNYQSKVDNDENEHQLSLRMVSLGAGAEDELHVVEAEATNYKGSPIKVTLATLKMSVQPMVSLGGFKVTPLVDLRLKCGSGPVHISGQHLVAVEEDAESEDEEEEDVKLLTVSGKWSAPGGGSKVPQKKVKLAADEDDDEDDDDDDEDDDDDSEDEEAKEKGPVKKGQEFFKKQEKTPKTPKGPSSVEDIKAKMQASIEKGGSLRRVGAKFINYVKNCFWMIDQEAIQDLWQWRKFL; translated from the exons ATGGAAGATTTGATGGACATGAACATGAGCCCCCTGAGGCCCCAGAACTATCTATTCGGTTGTGAACTAAAGGCTGACAAAAATTATCAGTCTAAGGTGGATAATGATGAAAATGAGCACCAGTTATCTTTAAGAATGGTCAGTTTAGGGGCTGGTGCAGAGGATGAATTGCACGTTGTTGAAGCAGAGGCAACGAATTACAAAGGCAGTCCAATTAAAGTAACACTGGCAACTTTGAAAATGTCTGTGCAGCCAATGGTTTCCCTTGGAGGCTTTAAAGTAACACCACTAGTGGACTTAAGGTTGAAGTGTGGTTCGGGGCCAGTGCATATTAGTGGACAGCACTTAGTAGCTGTGGAGGAAGATGCAGAgtcagaagatgaagaggaggaggatgtgaAACTCTTAACTGTATCTGGAAAGTGGTCTGCCCCTGGAGGTGGTAGCAAGGttccacagaaaaaagtaaaacttgctgctgatgaagatgatgatgaggatgatgacgatgatgatgaagatgatgatgatgattctgAAGATGAGGAAGCTAAAGAAAAAGGGCCAGTGAA AAAAGGACAAGAATTcttcaaaaaacaggaaaaaactcctaaaacaccaaaaggaccTAGTTCTGTAGAAGAcattaaagcaaaaatgcaaGCAAGTATAGAAAAAGGTGGTTCTCTTCGCAGAGTGGGAGCCAAGTTCatcaattatgtgaagaattgCTTCTGGATGATTGATCAAGAGGCTATTCAAGATCTCTGGCAGTGGAGGaagtttctttaa
- the LOC112623279 gene encoding nucleophosmin-like isoform X1, with translation MEDLMDMNMSPLRPQNYLFGCELKADKNYQSKVDNDENEHQLSLRMVSLGAGAEDELHVVEAEATNYKGSPIKVTLATLKMSVQPMVSLGGFKVTPLVDLRLKCGSGPVHISGQHLVAVEEDAESEDEEEEDVKLLTVSGKWSAPGGGSKVPQKKVKLAADEDDDEDDDDDDEDDDDDSEDEEAKEKGPVKKSVRDSPAKNAQKSNQNGKDSKPSSTPKSKGQEFFKKQEKTPKTPKGPSSVEDIKAKMQASIEKGGSLRRVGAKFINYVKNCFWMIDQEAIQDLWQWRKFL, from the coding sequence ATGGAAGATTTGATGGACATGAACATGAGCCCCCTGAGGCCCCAGAACTATCTATTCGGTTGTGAACTAAAGGCTGACAAAAATTATCAGTCTAAGGTGGATAATGATGAAAATGAGCACCAGTTATCTTTAAGAATGGTCAGTTTAGGGGCTGGTGCAGAGGATGAATTGCACGTTGTTGAAGCAGAGGCAACGAATTACAAAGGCAGTCCAATTAAAGTAACACTGGCAACTTTGAAAATGTCTGTGCAGCCAATGGTTTCCCTTGGAGGCTTTAAAGTAACACCACTAGTGGACTTAAGGTTGAAGTGTGGTTCGGGGCCAGTGCATATTAGTGGACAGCACTTAGTAGCTGTGGAGGAAGATGCAGAgtcagaagatgaagaggaggaggatgtgaAACTCTTAACTGTATCTGGAAAGTGGTCTGCCCCTGGAGGTGGTAGCAAGGttccacagaaaaaagtaaaacttgctgctgatgaagatgatgatgaggatgatgacgatgatgatgaagatgatgatgatgattctgAAGATGAGGAAGCTAAAGAAAAAGGGCCAGTGAAGAAATCTGTACGAGATAGTCCAGCCAAAAATGCACAAAAGTCAAATCAGAATGGAAAAGACTCAAAACCATCATCAACACCAAAATCAAAAGGACAAGAATTcttcaaaaaacaggaaaaaactcctaaaacaccaaaaggaccTAGTTCTGTAGAAGAcattaaagcaaaaatgcaaGCAAGTATAGAAAAAGGTGGTTCTCTTCGCAGAGTGGGAGCCAAGTTCatcaattatgtgaagaattgCTTCTGGATGATTGATCAAGAGGCTATTCAAGATCTCTGGCAGTGGAGGaagtttctttaa